One Bradyrhizobium sp. ISRA464 genomic window carries:
- a CDS encoding efflux RND transporter periplasmic adaptor subunit gives MRKRRLVVLAGVLIAASGAAAFATLAIPTQKASALGDPRQEPPIVNLVAAARVTGSERGFTGVVGARVESNLGFRVPGKILERLVNVGDQVKAGQPLMRIDETDLRLALTAKRNAVAAARASVVQTDADERRYANLVSDGWASRQRYEQAKAASDTANAQLAAAEAEARVAENQATYSVLVADADGTVMQTLGEPGQVVSAGQTVVRLAQAGPREAVVALPETIRPAIGSVAEASLYGSDGRRFTAHLRQLSDSADAQTRTYEARYVLDGEAAAAPLGATVTIRLASQETKPEVQVPLGAVLDDGRKTGVWVFDSATSTVHFQPIKLVRVTSETAVISGLSSGDRVVSLGAHLLQEGARVRIASESRSS, from the coding sequence ATGAGAAAGAGAAGACTTGTGGTCTTAGCCGGTGTCCTGATCGCGGCGTCCGGGGCGGCCGCGTTCGCTACTCTTGCCATTCCCACTCAAAAAGCCTCTGCCTTGGGCGACCCCAGGCAGGAACCACCGATCGTCAACCTGGTGGCGGCAGCACGAGTGACCGGATCCGAACGCGGCTTCACGGGCGTCGTAGGGGCGAGGGTGGAAAGCAATCTCGGCTTTCGTGTCCCCGGTAAGATCCTGGAACGGCTTGTGAATGTCGGCGACCAGGTCAAAGCCGGCCAGCCGCTGATGCGGATCGACGAAACCGACCTCCGCCTTGCGCTCACGGCGAAGCGCAACGCCGTTGCCGCAGCGCGCGCATCTGTCGTTCAGACGGACGCGGATGAACGGCGATATGCCAACCTGGTAAGCGACGGATGGGCTTCCCGACAGCGCTACGAGCAGGCGAAGGCGGCGTCGGACACAGCCAACGCGCAACTCGCCGCCGCCGAAGCCGAAGCACGGGTCGCCGAGAACCAGGCGACCTATTCCGTCCTGGTGGCGGACGCGGACGGAACGGTCATGCAAACGCTTGGCGAACCGGGACAAGTGGTCTCCGCCGGCCAGACCGTGGTTCGGCTTGCCCAGGCCGGTCCCCGCGAAGCGGTGGTCGCGCTTCCCGAAACAATCCGGCCGGCGATCGGCTCGGTGGCCGAGGCCAGCTTGTATGGGAGCGATGGGCGGCGCTTTACGGCGCATCTCCGGCAGTTGTCGGATTCGGCCGATGCCCAGACCCGCACCTATGAGGCCCGCTATGTGCTCGACGGTGAGGCTGCGGCGGCACCGCTTGGCGCGACGGTCACCATTCGGCTTGCAAGCCAGGAGACTAAGCCGGAAGTCCAGGTGCCGCTGGGAGCCGTGCTCGATGACGGCAGAAAGACCGGCGTTTGGGTCTTCGACAGCGCCACCTCGACCGTACACTTTCAGCCCATCAAGCTTGTGCGTGTGACCAGCGAGACCGCCGTGATCTCCGGGCTGAGCTCTGGTGATCGGGTTGTTTCGCTCGGCGCTCATCTCCTGCAGGAGGGCGCTCGCGTCAGGATTGCCTCAGAGAGTAGGAGCAGCTGA
- a CDS encoding nuclear transport factor 2 family protein gives MLYSHIVKKEIRKTFDHVNNHRWDDAVKAVAPHVHHRVSGAHALGGERRGKEDLRRWFERLGRVLPTLHFTVSNISVKGWPWHTTVFAQWEGTAKLLNGDASYVNRGLHVFTLRWGRVYALEEFQDSQEAARGLAAQAAAGLKEAVAEPIVSRQQRSYRPRFLG, from the coding sequence ATGCTTTACAGTCACATTGTCAAGAAAGAAATCCGAAAGACTTTCGACCACGTCAACAACCATCGCTGGGATGATGCGGTGAAAGCAGTCGCGCCGCATGTCCATCACCGCGTTTCCGGCGCCCATGCGCTTGGCGGTGAGCGCCGCGGCAAAGAAGACCTGCGCCGCTGGTTTGAGCGCCTCGGGCGCGTCCTGCCCACTCTCCATTTCACGGTCAGCAACATCTCGGTGAAGGGCTGGCCATGGCACACCACCGTGTTTGCCCAGTGGGAGGGCACCGCGAAGCTGCTGAACGGCGACGCGTCGTACGTCAACCGTGGTCTCCATGTGTTCACTCTGCGGTGGGGTCGAGTCTATGCACTCGAGGAATTTCAAGATTCACAGGAAGCGGCCCGTGGGCTTGCTGCCCAGGCGGCAGCTGGCCTCAAAGAAGCTGTCGCCGAACCAATTGTAAGTCGGCAGCAGCGCAGTTACAGGCCGCGCTTTTTAGGTTGA
- a CDS encoding efflux RND transporter permease subunit, which translates to MNFNLSAIAVRERAITLFFIILLAAAGAYAFFMLGRAEDPSFTIKTLTVTTAWPGATAREMQDQVAEPLEKRLQELTWYDRVETTTRPGYAYMTVTLKDSTPPSSVQEEFYQARKKLGDEARKLPSGVLGPFVNDEYSDVSFALYALKGKGMPMRELARKAELIRQDLLHVPGVKKINIFGERPEQIFVDFSYAKLATLGVSAQDIVAALQRQNTVTPAGSIDTRGPQVFIRINGAYDSIQTIADTPIVAAGRMLKLSDIADVRRGYEDPPTYLIRHQGEPTILLAAVMQEGWNGLALGKALEERSAAIARTLPLGMTLDKVTDQAVNITSAVDEFMLKFAMALGVVLLVSLLSLGWRVGIVVAAAVPLTLAVVFLIMLETGRFFDRITLGALILALGLLVDDAIIAIEVMVVKMEEGTDRIKAAAYAWSHTAAPMLSGTLVTIAGFLPVGFARSTAGEYAGNIFWVVGFALIVSWIVAVVFTPYLGVKMLPAIKPVEGGHHAIYDTPNYRRLRGLITFAVRHKFVTCGIVAVAFALSGVGMGAVKQQFFPTSDRPEVLVEVRLPEGTSIETTTATVEKLERWLHDQPEAKIVTSYVGQGAPRFFFAMAPELPDPAFAKIVVLTPDAEAREALKHRLREAVSHGLAPEAYVRVTQLVFGPYTPFPVEFRIMGPDPAQLYAISEKALGIMRGVPDVRQANRDWGNRTPVLRFIPDQDRLNLIGLSPAEVGRQLQFLLTGIAVTQVREDIRNVPIVMRSAGGERLDPTRLADFSLTSRNGRQIPLDQIGHSEVRLEEPILKRRDRTPVITIRSDINEATQPPEVSKEIMKALQPLIASLPAGYRIELGGSIEEAEKANTALGKIFPAMIAAMLIVIMLQVRSFSTMALVMLTAPLGLVGVVPMLITFNQPFGFNAILGLIGLAGILMRNTLILTEQIKENLAAGLDDYHAVIEATVQRTRPVILTALAAVLAFIPLTHSVFWGSMAYTLIGGTAVGTVLILLFLPALYAAWFRIKPTADGIHEGSTEEPELRTAMAAE; encoded by the coding sequence ATGAATTTCAATCTTTCCGCGATCGCCGTTCGCGAACGGGCCATCACCCTGTTCTTCATCATCCTGCTGGCCGCCGCGGGCGCCTACGCCTTCTTCATGCTCGGGCGGGCGGAGGACCCCTCCTTCACCATCAAGACCCTGACGGTCACGACGGCATGGCCGGGCGCGACGGCACGCGAGATGCAGGACCAAGTCGCCGAACCGTTGGAGAAACGGCTTCAGGAACTGACCTGGTACGACCGGGTGGAGACGACCACCCGGCCAGGTTACGCGTATATGACGGTGACGCTGAAGGACAGTACACCGCCATCCAGCGTGCAGGAGGAGTTCTACCAGGCCCGCAAGAAGCTCGGGGATGAAGCCCGCAAGCTGCCGTCCGGCGTGCTTGGCCCCTTCGTCAACGATGAATATTCGGACGTGAGCTTCGCCCTTTATGCCCTCAAGGGGAAGGGCATGCCCATGCGTGAGCTGGCCAGGAAAGCCGAGTTGATTCGCCAGGACCTCCTGCACGTGCCCGGCGTCAAGAAGATCAACATCTTCGGTGAACGTCCCGAACAGATATTCGTCGATTTTTCCTATGCCAAACTGGCGACCCTCGGCGTGTCCGCACAAGATATCGTTGCCGCCTTGCAGCGGCAGAATACGGTGACACCGGCCGGCTCGATCGACACCCGGGGCCCACAGGTCTTCATCCGGATCAACGGCGCTTATGACAGCATCCAGACGATCGCCGACACACCGATCGTCGCTGCGGGGCGGATGCTGAAGCTCTCCGACATCGCTGATGTCCGCCGCGGTTACGAGGATCCTCCCACCTACCTCATCCGACACCAGGGTGAGCCCACCATCTTGCTCGCGGCCGTTATGCAAGAGGGCTGGAATGGTCTCGCGCTCGGCAAGGCGCTGGAAGAGAGGTCAGCGGCGATCGCACGGACGCTGCCGCTCGGCATGACGCTCGACAAGGTGACCGATCAGGCCGTCAACATCACCTCAGCGGTCGACGAATTCATGCTGAAGTTCGCGATGGCGCTCGGCGTGGTGCTGCTGGTGAGCTTGCTCAGCCTCGGCTGGCGCGTCGGTATCGTCGTGGCGGCTGCCGTCCCTCTGACGCTTGCCGTCGTGTTCCTGATCATGCTCGAAACCGGCCGGTTCTTCGACCGCATCACGCTCGGCGCCCTCATCCTTGCGCTTGGTCTTCTCGTGGACGACGCCATCATCGCCATCGAGGTGATGGTGGTGAAAATGGAAGAAGGCACGGACCGCATCAAGGCGGCGGCCTATGCGTGGAGCCACACTGCGGCGCCGATGCTGTCCGGAACACTGGTGACGATCGCCGGATTCCTGCCGGTGGGGTTCGCGCGCTCGACCGCCGGTGAATACGCCGGCAACATCTTCTGGGTCGTGGGGTTCGCCCTCATCGTCTCCTGGATCGTCGCGGTGGTCTTCACGCCCTATCTGGGCGTCAAGATGCTGCCCGCGATCAAACCGGTCGAAGGCGGTCACCATGCGATCTACGACACACCGAACTATCGGCGCCTGCGAGGGCTCATCACCTTCGCCGTACGCCACAAGTTCGTAACCTGCGGCATCGTCGCCGTCGCTTTCGCGCTTTCCGGCGTCGGCATGGGTGCCGTCAAACAGCAGTTCTTCCCGACATCGGACCGTCCCGAAGTGCTCGTGGAGGTTCGCCTGCCGGAAGGCACCAGCATTGAGACGACGACCGCCACGGTCGAGAAGCTCGAACGCTGGCTGCACGACCAGCCGGAGGCCAAGATCGTCACGAGCTATGTCGGTCAGGGTGCTCCCCGTTTCTTCTTCGCGATGGCGCCGGAGCTGCCCGATCCGGCCTTCGCCAAGATCGTCGTGCTGACACCGGATGCGGAGGCACGCGAGGCTTTGAAGCATCGGCTTCGAGAGGCGGTATCGCACGGGCTTGCACCAGAGGCCTATGTGCGCGTCACGCAGCTCGTGTTCGGACCCTACACGCCGTTCCCGGTCGAGTTTCGGATCATGGGGCCTGATCCCGCGCAGCTGTATGCTATCTCTGAGAAAGCCCTTGGTATCATGCGTGGCGTTCCCGATGTGCGGCAAGCCAACCGCGACTGGGGCAATCGCACGCCTGTGCTCCGCTTCATCCCGGATCAGGATCGGCTGAACCTGATCGGCCTCTCGCCGGCGGAGGTGGGCCGGCAGCTGCAGTTCCTCCTCACCGGCATCGCCGTTACGCAGGTTCGCGAGGACATCCGCAACGTTCCGATCGTGATGCGCAGCGCCGGCGGCGAGCGGCTGGACCCGACGCGTCTGGCTGACTTCTCGCTGACGAGCCGAAACGGCCGGCAGATTCCGCTCGACCAGATCGGACATTCGGAAGTCCGTCTGGAAGAGCCGATCCTGAAGCGCCGCGATCGCACACCGGTCATCACGATCCGCTCGGACATCAATGAGGCGACGCAGCCTCCAGAGGTTTCCAAGGAGATCATGAAGGCCCTTCAGCCGCTGATCGCATCCCTTCCGGCCGGCTACCGCATCGAATTGGGTGGCTCGATCGAGGAGGCGGAAAAGGCCAACACCGCGCTGGGTAAAATCTTCCCAGCCATGATCGCCGCCATGCTGATCGTTATCATGCTGCAGGTACGATCCTTCTCAACGATGGCCCTGGTCATGCTGACGGCACCGCTCGGTCTCGTCGGCGTCGTGCCCATGTTGATCACCTTCAACCAGCCCTTCGGGTTCAACGCCATTCTGGGCCTGATAGGACTGGCCGGCATCCTGATGCGCAATACGCTGATCCTGACCGAACAGATCAAGGAAAACCTCGCGGCCGGACTTGACGACTATCACGCTGTCATCGAAGCCACGGTGCAACGCACGAGGCCCGTAATCCTGACCGCACTTGCCGCCGTGCTGGCCTTCATCCCCCTTACGCACTCCGTTTTCTGGGGATCGATGGCCTATACGTTGATCGGCGGCACGGCAGTCGGCACGGTGCTGATCCTGCTCTTCCTTCCCGCGCTCTATGCCGCGTGGTTCCGGATCAAGCCGACTGCAGATGGGATCCATGAGGGGTCGACGGAGGAACCGGAATTGCGAACAGCAATGGCTGCCGAGTAG
- a CDS encoding TetR family transcriptional regulator produces the protein MNRPVRTANDSDEARARILEVAEEHFRRIGYHKTSVADIASELGMSPANVYRFFPSRDAINESICGRLVNEVADLAFAIARTNAPAFVRALGLSKVRIVAHSSGAHAALFFAARNPDMVVSLALNEPPATGLVAGNPSDADMLKSWGAGQVPAREAVKAGKAQEAPRVTSNSSGCGQSNSSTREAGQKGLLF, from the coding sequence ATGAATCGTCCGGTCCGAACGGCAAATGATTCCGACGAGGCGCGCGCACGCATCCTGGAGGTAGCGGAGGAGCACTTTCGCCGCATCGGTTACCACAAGACATCGGTGGCGGACATCGCCTCCGAACTCGGCATGAGCCCGGCGAATGTCTACCGTTTCTTTCCCTCCAGGGATGCGATCAACGAGTCCATCTGCGGGCGGCTTGTGAACGAGGTTGCCGACCTTGCCTTTGCGATCGCGCGCACGAACGCGCCGGCCTTCGTTCGCGCGCTGGGACTTTCGAAAGTGCGGATCGTGGCGCATTCATCGGGAGCACACGCGGCGCTTTTCTTCGCCGCGCGCAACCCTGATATGGTCGTGAGCCTGGCGCTCAACGAACCCCCAGCTACAGGACTGGTGGCGGGCAATCCGAGTGACGCGGACATGTTGAAGTCATGGGGCGCCGGGCAAGTGCCTGCGAGAGAGGCGGTGAAGGCTGGAAAGGCGCAAGAGGCCCCGCGGGTCACTTCAAATTCCTCCGGGTGTGGTCAGTCAAATTCCTCCACCCGCGAGGCAGGACAGAAGGGATTGTTATTTTGA
- the istB gene encoding IS21-like element IS1631 family helper ATPase IstB, with protein MMTMPEIERCLRQLRLSGVRDTLQTRVLQAQGANQPFLETFSLILQDELDRRQSRLIERRYRQSGLDEKLTLAEFDWSFNPKLPRQTCFQLHTLAFIAAGENALLVGKPGTGKSHIAKAIAYQAILQSHKVQYLETDDFFHRYALNSPAQREVRLRTIIDCDLLVLDDLFLARAIPDDAGALLQTLIHQRYKLHRSVIVTSNRVVQDWGTYLGDNTMSTTILDRLMHHCHLLEFDGRSYRLKEAAEALARETKSK; from the coding sequence ATGATGACCATGCCGGAAATTGAGCGTTGCCTGCGACAGCTGCGCCTGTCGGGCGTCCGCGACACGCTGCAGACGCGCGTGCTGCAGGCGCAGGGCGCCAACCAGCCCTTCCTCGAGACCTTCTCTCTGATCCTGCAGGACGAACTGGACCGTCGTCAGTCCCGCCTTATCGAGCGACGATACCGGCAATCCGGGCTCGACGAAAAGCTGACGCTCGCCGAGTTCGACTGGTCCTTTAATCCCAAATTGCCGCGCCAAACCTGCTTCCAGCTCCACACCCTGGCGTTCATAGCCGCTGGCGAGAACGCCCTGCTTGTCGGCAAACCTGGCACCGGGAAGTCCCACATCGCCAAGGCGATTGCCTATCAGGCGATCCTGCAAAGCCACAAGGTCCAGTATCTTGAGACCGACGACTTCTTCCACCGCTACGCCCTGAACTCCCCGGCGCAACGCGAGGTCCGGCTGCGAACCATCATCGACTGCGATCTCCTCGTGCTGGACGATCTGTTCCTCGCACGCGCCATCCCTGACGACGCCGGCGCATTGCTGCAGACCCTGATCCATCAGCGCTACAAACTGCACCGCAGCGTCATCGTCACCTCCAATCGCGTCGTGCAGGATTGGGGGACATATCTGGGGGACAACACCATGAGCACCACCATCCTCGATCGCCTGATGCACCACTGCCATCTGCTTGAGTTCGACGGACGCAGCTATCGGCTCAAAGAGGCCGCTGAAGCTCTTGCCCGTGAAACAAAGTCAAAATAA